A genomic window from Flavobacterium johnsoniae includes:
- a CDS encoding glycoside hydrolase family 31 protein produces MKNSKLTALFSALMFGFLAVPNANAQIQNADVLNAPIDISKDFQNYLNTFYFADELASFDPATGKGTIKYLRYNYKTRQAFNNMMMKPDVEKANEFPTTEYAESPVLPFEIQFVSDRTVRIKTTSGPQFHPEKESLMLVDGVAPNHPELWKYAKIEGGHSYTSKHGKVEILTKPWHVKIYDEKGKLLTSTLHDTDFKNTYTPTLPFSYVRRNSDYSRSMGAAFSLEPDEKIFGCGESFTQFNKRGSKVVLWTDDANGIQNETMYKPIPFYMSSRGYGVFMHHSTPITVDFGKYFSSANEMYIGDDEADLFFFIGEPKDILDQYTNLTGKAAMPPLWSFGFWMSRITYFSEKEGREVARDLRKYKIPTDVIHFDTGWFDVDWRNNYEFAKSRFPDATKMMSDLKKDGFQVCLWQLPYFTPKNTLFPEIMDKNLAVRDRKGNLPYEDAVLDFSNPETISWYQGKLKKLFDEGVAVFKVDFGEAAPPDGIYHSGRTGFYEHNLYPLRYNKAVAEITQKEKGYTLIWARSTWAGSQRYPLHWGGDSETTNGAMSAELRGGLSLGLSGFSFWSHDVGGFATKSPENIYRRWTPFGMLTSHVRSHGEPPREPWLYSKDFLEGFRKADNMRYELMPYIYAQAKESSQKGLPMMRALFVEYPNDPGAWLVDNQYLFGSSMLVAPLFEEVEERDVYLPEGTWIDYQTKKVYQSGWHKIKAGEVPIIVLIKDGTAIPHIGLAQSTKDMDWSKLTLKVYASDKTTSATAKVFLPEGDAVQEIKVNKTGNNFEVASNPLNGKTTFKIEWAK; encoded by the coding sequence ATGAAAAACTCAAAACTAACCGCATTGTTTTCTGCTTTAATGTTTGGATTTTTAGCAGTTCCAAATGCTAACGCTCAAATCCAAAATGCAGACGTATTAAATGCGCCAATCGATATCAGTAAAGATTTTCAGAACTATCTGAATACTTTTTATTTCGCAGACGAATTGGCTTCTTTTGATCCTGCAACAGGAAAAGGAACCATTAAATATCTGCGATACAATTATAAAACACGTCAGGCTTTCAACAACATGATGATGAAACCAGATGTGGAAAAAGCAAACGAATTTCCAACAACAGAATATGCAGAATCTCCTGTTTTGCCATTCGAAATTCAATTTGTTTCAGATCGAACAGTTAGAATCAAAACCACTTCTGGTCCACAATTTCACCCAGAAAAAGAATCTCTAATGTTGGTTGATGGCGTTGCGCCAAATCATCCAGAATTATGGAAATATGCTAAAATCGAAGGCGGTCACAGTTACACTAGCAAACATGGAAAAGTCGAGATTTTGACAAAACCGTGGCACGTAAAAATCTACGATGAAAAAGGAAAACTGCTAACAAGTACACTTCACGATACTGATTTCAAAAATACATACACGCCGACACTTCCGTTTTCTTATGTTCGCCGAAACAGCGATTATTCAAGAAGTATGGGTGCTGCGTTTAGCTTAGAACCAGACGAAAAAATATTTGGTTGTGGAGAATCATTCACACAATTCAACAAACGTGGTTCAAAAGTAGTTTTATGGACGGACGATGCAAACGGAATCCAAAATGAAACGATGTACAAACCGATTCCGTTTTATATGAGTAGCCGTGGTTACGGAGTTTTCATGCACCATTCAACACCAATTACAGTTGACTTCGGAAAATATTTTTCAAGTGCTAACGAAATGTATATTGGCGACGACGAAGCCGATTTGTTTTTCTTCATCGGAGAACCAAAAGATATCTTAGACCAATACACGAATTTGACTGGAAAAGCAGCAATGCCACCACTTTGGTCTTTCGGTTTTTGGATGAGCAGAATTACTTATTTCTCTGAAAAAGAAGGAAGAGAAGTAGCAAGGGATTTGCGTAAATACAAAATCCCAACCGATGTTATTCATTTTGACACAGGCTGGTTTGATGTAGATTGGAGAAACAACTACGAGTTTGCAAAATCTCGTTTCCCAGATGCTACAAAAATGATGTCTGATTTAAAGAAAGACGGTTTCCAAGTTTGTCTTTGGCAATTACCATACTTCACGCCAAAGAATACTTTGTTCCCAGAAATTATGGATAAAAACTTGGCGGTAAGAGACAGAAAAGGAAATCTCCCATATGAAGATGCTGTTTTAGATTTTTCAAACCCAGAAACCATTTCTTGGTACCAAGGAAAATTGAAAAAGTTATTTGATGAAGGCGTTGCAGTTTTCAAAGTAGATTTTGGAGAAGCAGCTCCGCCAGATGGAATCTACCATTCAGGAAGAACTGGTTTTTATGAGCACAATTTATATCCGTTACGTTACAACAAAGCAGTCGCCGAAATCACTCAAAAAGAAAAAGGATATACTTTAATCTGGGCAAGAAGTACTTGGGCAGGAAGTCAGCGTTATCCTTTACATTGGGGAGGAGATTCTGAAACTACAAACGGAGCAATGTCTGCAGAATTACGCGGCGGACTTTCATTAGGTTTAAGCGGATTCAGTTTCTGGAGTCATGACGTTGGAGGTTTTGCAACAAAATCGCCTGAGAACATTTACAGAAGATGGACACCATTCGGAATGTTGACTTCACACGTAAGAAGCCATGGAGAACCGCCTCGCGAACCTTGGTTGTACAGCAAAGATTTCTTGGAAGGATTTAGAAAAGCAGATAATATGCGTTACGAATTAATGCCATATATCTACGCTCAAGCAAAAGAAAGTTCTCAAAAAGGCTTGCCAATGATGCGTGCTTTATTTGTAGAATATCCAAACGATCCGGGAGCTTGGTTAGTGGATAATCAATATTTATTTGGTTCAAGCATGTTGGTTGCACCACTTTTTGAAGAAGTTGAAGAAAGAGATGTTTATCTTCCAGAAGGAACTTGGATCGATTACCAAACTAAAAAAGTGTATCAATCGGGTTGGCATAAAATTAAAGCCGGAGAAGTGCCAATCATCGTTTTAATCAAAGACGGAACAGCAATTCCACACATTGGTTTAGCACAGTCTACAAAAGATATGGATTGGAGCAAATTGACATTGAAAGTTTACGCAAGCGACAAAACCACTTCGGCAACAGCCAAAGTATTTTTACCAGAAGGCGATGCAGTACAAGAAATAAAAGTGAACAAAACTGGAAACAATTTTGAAGTAGCTTCAAATCCATTAAACGGAAAAACCACTTTTAAAATTGAGTGGGCAAAATAA
- a CDS encoding RagB/SusD family nutrient uptake outer membrane protein produces MKTYIKLFALSSLLVLGSCSEDFLENEPYTDKVTENFYKTPSDAFEGLVAVYDVLQREAYGTQLIVSEQASDNCFGGFGIADPTVDLQWDRFQYTTDKDMNALTWTNSYLGIYRANILLENLNKVNWGSDTALKTRYEAEARFLRAHFHFQAAKMFGDIIPLDHTVTTSEFELPRQAPEVTYALIANDLKFAADNLGPENYSQAGNANYGRITKWAAEAYLARTFLFYTGTYGKTDLAGVVTKAQAVNYINDAVNNSGHGLVADFANLWLAASFANFAGEDNTEMVWAVRFNGSGKGNWDLHEGNRFQVNIAPRGGSIGKYATGWGGATVNPKLVAAYDNADSRKAASFIDYVGEGLNFDAQAREQRQYTGYSWKKYCPITNEAGTAVVEANGGNFQIDNYQDYAIIRFSDVLLMAAELNLTTSAALAQTDYDRVRDRAFKNTLHRLPITQARIMEERRLEFALEGLRYFDLIRQGMPAMKAAIDNTGDSQFAVTFRTETQGWFALPQSQIVLSNGTIQQNPGWN; encoded by the coding sequence ATGAAAACATATATAAAATTATTTGCCCTTTCAAGCTTACTTGTTTTAGGTTCTTGTTCGGAAGATTTTTTAGAAAACGAACCTTATACAGATAAAGTAACAGAGAATTTTTATAAAACTCCTTCTGATGCTTTTGAAGGTTTGGTAGCCGTTTACGACGTATTGCAAAGAGAAGCATACGGAACACAATTGATTGTGAGTGAACAAGCTTCTGATAACTGTTTTGGCGGATTTGGTATTGCAGATCCAACGGTAGATTTACAATGGGACCGTTTTCAGTATACTACAGATAAAGACATGAATGCCCTAACTTGGACAAACTCTTATCTTGGAATTTACAGAGCTAACATTTTACTAGAAAACTTGAATAAAGTAAACTGGGGTTCAGATACAGCTTTAAAAACGAGATACGAAGCAGAAGCACGTTTCTTAAGAGCACACTTTCATTTTCAGGCAGCAAAAATGTTTGGAGACATAATTCCGTTAGATCACACGGTAACAACAAGCGAATTTGAATTGCCAAGACAAGCGCCAGAAGTTACGTATGCTTTAATAGCAAACGACTTAAAATTTGCTGCAGACAATTTAGGACCAGAAAACTATTCGCAAGCAGGAAATGCCAACTACGGACGTATTACAAAATGGGCTGCTGAAGCTTATTTGGCTAGAACATTTTTGTTCTATACTGGAACTTACGGTAAAACAGATTTAGCTGGAGTAGTTACAAAAGCTCAGGCAGTAAATTACATCAACGATGCTGTTAACAACAGCGGACACGGATTGGTGGCTGATTTTGCTAATCTTTGGCTGGCAGCTTCTTTTGCCAATTTTGCAGGAGAAGATAATACAGAAATGGTTTGGGCGGTTCGTTTCAACGGTTCAGGAAAAGGAAACTGGGATCTTCACGAAGGAAACCGTTTTCAGGTTAACATTGCGCCGCGTGGAGGTTCAATAGGTAAATATGCAACAGGATGGGGAGGAGCAACAGTTAACCCAAAATTGGTTGCGGCTTATGATAATGCTGATTCTAGAAAAGCAGCTTCGTTTATTGATTATGTTGGCGAAGGTTTAAATTTTGATGCTCAAGCGAGAGAACAGCGTCAGTACACGGGTTATTCTTGGAAAAAATATTGTCCGATTACAAATGAAGCTGGAACAGCAGTTGTAGAAGCTAACGGAGGAAACTTCCAAATTGATAACTATCAGGATTATGCTATTATTCGCTTTTCAGATGTATTATTAATGGCTGCCGAACTAAACTTAACAACAAGCGCAGCGCTGGCACAAACAGATTATGACAGAGTTCGTGATCGTGCTTTCAAAAATACCTTACACAGACTTCCTATAACTCAAGCTCGTATTATGGAAGAACGTCGTTTAGAATTTGCGTTGGAAGGATTACGTTATTTCGATTTAATCAGACAAGGAATGCCTGCCATGAAAGCAGCTATAGATAACACGGGAGATTCTCAGTTTGCTGTAACCTTTAGAACAGAAACTCAAGGTTGGTTTGCATTACCACAGTCGCAGATAGTACTTTCAAATGGTACTATTCAACAAAATCCAGGTTGGAATTAA
- a CDS encoding glycoside hydrolase family 2 TIM barrel-domain containing protein, translating to MQIKKNIKSIRLWAIAAGVILLNSCTKKEDAFINRKVSFNTDWSFHLNDSIVDKDTIGTSTKWRTLDVPHDWSIEGKFDEKSPAGYGGGSLNGGLGWYKKTFKVEYEDSTKITSITFDGVYRNSEVWINGHHLGKRPNGYIGFQYEITPYLNYGEKNNEIIVKVDNSKQPNSRWYSGSGIFRNVWIETTDKLHVAQWGTYITTPKVSAEKASVQFETTIQNQNKDSKTAIVTTTIFKEDTKVTSVTQNITIGANANQTIKQTAEVENPVLWSVEKPELYTAVTEISLDDKIIDQYKTTFGIRDFKFDLNKGFILNGKQVKIKGVCMHHDLGALGSAINTRAIERQLEILKEMGVNGIRTSHNPPAPELLNLCDKMGFIVMDEAFDMWKQNKTKYDYANDWDKWHKKDLIDQLLRDRNHPSIFVWSIGNEIPEQWNEKGVEIAKELAAITRQYDKTRPLTAAMNPPVNMNIDEVTLQFEKKNVQFNAIAKSGILDLIGYNYAHQTYEHHQKNFPNTPFIATETTSGLETRGYYDAVSDTIKKWPVRWDLKFTQGNPGNTVSAYDQVQAPWGSTHEATWKVIKKHDFLSGMYIWTGFDYIGEPTPYEWPSVSSYFGIVDLAGFPKDVYYMYQSEWTDKTVLHIFPHWNWKAGQTVDVWAYYNKADEVELFVNGKSVGKRSKKGDDLHVMWRIPFEAGTLKAISRKDGKVVLEKEIKTAGDPSQLKLTADRSTIKADKNDLSFITVDILDAKGTLAPNANNEINFSLKGNGKIVGVCSGDPVSHESYKGNKHTAMAGKCLVIVQSGDKSGRLELTATANGLKQSTIVITTE from the coding sequence ATGCAAATTAAAAAAAACATAAAAAGTATACGTTTATGGGCAATCGCAGCGGGAGTTATTTTATTGAATTCCTGCACTAAAAAGGAAGATGCATTTATAAACCGAAAAGTTTCTTTTAATACAGATTGGAGTTTTCATCTTAATGATAGTATTGTTGATAAAGATACAATTGGAACTTCAACAAAATGGAGAACTTTAGATGTTCCGCACGATTGGAGTATCGAAGGAAAATTTGATGAAAAAAGTCCAGCAGGTTATGGCGGAGGATCGCTTAACGGAGGTCTGGGCTGGTACAAAAAAACATTTAAAGTTGAGTATGAAGACAGTACAAAAATAACTTCAATCACTTTTGACGGCGTTTACAGAAACAGTGAAGTTTGGATAAACGGACATCATTTAGGAAAACGCCCAAACGGATATATTGGTTTTCAATATGAAATTACGCCGTACTTAAATTACGGAGAAAAAAACAACGAAATAATTGTTAAGGTTGACAATTCAAAACAACCAAATTCACGCTGGTATTCGGGTTCAGGAATTTTTAGAAATGTCTGGATTGAAACTACAGACAAACTTCATGTAGCACAATGGGGAACTTATATTACAACTCCAAAAGTTTCTGCTGAAAAAGCTTCTGTTCAATTTGAAACTACAATTCAAAATCAGAATAAAGATTCAAAAACAGCAATTGTCACAACAACTATTTTTAAAGAAGACACTAAAGTAACATCGGTTACTCAAAATATTACAATTGGTGCCAATGCCAATCAAACTATAAAGCAAACTGCCGAAGTCGAAAATCCAGTTTTATGGTCGGTCGAAAAACCGGAATTGTATACAGCAGTTACGGAAATTTCGCTCGACGATAAAATAATTGATCAATACAAAACCACTTTCGGAATCAGAGATTTCAAATTTGATTTGAACAAAGGTTTTATTTTGAATGGAAAACAAGTCAAAATAAAAGGAGTTTGTATGCATCACGATTTGGGCGCATTAGGTTCTGCAATTAATACTCGTGCCATCGAGCGTCAATTGGAAATTCTAAAAGAAATGGGCGTAAACGGAATCAGAACTTCTCATAATCCGCCCGCTCCGGAACTTTTAAATCTTTGCGATAAAATGGGTTTCATTGTCATGGATGAAGCTTTCGACATGTGGAAACAAAACAAAACCAAATACGATTACGCAAATGATTGGGACAAATGGCACAAAAAAGATCTAATCGATCAATTGCTTCGCGACCGAAATCATCCAAGTATTTTTGTTTGGAGCATCGGAAATGAAATTCCAGAACAATGGAATGAAAAAGGTGTCGAAATTGCCAAAGAATTAGCGGCGATTACGCGTCAATACGATAAAACTCGTCCGTTGACTGCAGCCATGAATCCGCCAGTAAACATGAATATTGATGAAGTGACTTTACAATTTGAGAAAAAAAATGTTCAGTTTAATGCTATTGCAAAATCTGGTATTTTAGATTTGATTGGTTACAATTATGCGCATCAAACGTACGAACATCATCAAAAAAACTTTCCAAACACACCTTTCATTGCAACGGAAACTACTTCAGGTCTAGAAACAAGAGGTTATTATGATGCGGTTTCAGATACTATAAAAAAATGGCCAGTAAGATGGGATCTTAAATTTACGCAAGGAAATCCTGGAAATACGGTTTCAGCCTATGATCAAGTTCAGGCGCCTTGGGGTTCTACGCACGAAGCAACTTGGAAAGTCATTAAAAAACACGATTTCCTTTCCGGAATGTACATTTGGACAGGTTTCGATTATATCGGAGAACCAACGCCATACGAATGGCCATCGGTAAGTTCGTATTTCGGAATTGTAGATTTAGCCGGTTTCCCGAAAGATGTGTACTACATGTACCAAAGCGAATGGACAGATAAAACCGTTCTGCACATTTTTCCGCATTGGAACTGGAAAGCAGGACAAACCGTTGACGTTTGGGCATATTATAATAAAGCCGATGAGGTTGAACTTTTTGTAAACGGAAAATCAGTTGGAAAACGAAGCAAAAAAGGAGATGATTTACACGTAATGTGGAGAATTCCTTTTGAAGCGGGAACTCTAAAAGCCATTTCTCGTAAAGATGGAAAAGTGGTTTTAGAAAAAGAAATTAAAACAGCCGGAGATCCTTCTCAATTAAAACTAACTGCCGACAGAAGCACCATCAAAGCTGATAAAAATGATTTGTCATTTATTACAGTTGATATTTTAGATGCAAAAGGAACTTTGGCTCCAAATGCTAATAACGAAATCAATTTCTCTTTAAAAGGAAACGGAAAAATTGTAGGCGTTTGCAGCGGAGATCCAGTTAGCCACGAATCGTACAAAGGAAATAAACATACTGCAATGGCAGGAAAATGTTTAGTAATTGTTCAATCTGGAGACAAATCTGGAAGATTGGAATTAACAGCAACAGCAAACGGATTGAAACAATCCACAATTGTAATCACAACGGAATGA
- a CDS encoding GH39 family glycosyl hydrolase: protein MKKLLIAAVLISSVHLMAQNRTIKVDFKKEAGKLNTMFKECIGAGRANEGLRADWQQQLALVKKECDFKYIRFHGLLTDDMAVYREDEKGNPEYNYQYVDVLFDYIVSLKMKPFVELGFMPNALASGKETIFWWKGNVTPPKDYKKWEDLVRNLTAHFKERYGDEEVKTWYFEVWNEPNLSPGFWSSTQEEYYKLYDYAVRGVKAVNPAYKVGGPATAGAAWVPETIAFCEKNNVPIDFISTHTYGVKHGYLDEFGTSGTILSQDEFGVSGDILNSRKQISESAKPNLELHYTEWSTSYTPADPIHDSYHSAAYILQKIKQVGNAANSMSYWVFTDIFEEAGPRFTPFHGGFGLLNTQGIKKPAYFSYYLMNKLGETELQNSDKASWTSKNAKGDVQVLLWDFTNTHPGDKELNQTYYIKDLPSKEKGKVKVEIDGMQKGKYLLEIYKVGYKVNDAFADYLAMNKPSQLTRQQVNSIKEKNNGAPIATEKITIDAKGTFSKEFKINENDVVMLNLIKQ, encoded by the coding sequence ATGAAAAAACTTTTAATAGCGGCAGTTTTAATTAGTTCAGTCCATTTGATGGCACAAAATCGAACGATAAAAGTCGATTTCAAAAAAGAAGCAGGAAAATTAAACACCATGTTCAAAGAATGCATTGGTGCGGGAAGAGCAAACGAAGGTTTGAGAGCTGACTGGCAGCAACAATTGGCGTTGGTAAAAAAAGAATGTGATTTTAAATACATTCGATTTCATGGTTTATTGACAGATGATATGGCGGTTTATCGTGAAGACGAAAAAGGAAATCCAGAATATAATTATCAATATGTAGACGTCTTGTTTGATTATATTGTGAGTCTGAAAATGAAACCGTTTGTGGAATTAGGTTTTATGCCGAATGCATTGGCAAGCGGAAAAGAAACGATTTTCTGGTGGAAAGGAAACGTTACGCCTCCAAAAGATTATAAAAAATGGGAAGATTTAGTTCGAAATCTAACAGCTCATTTTAAAGAAAGATACGGAGATGAAGAAGTAAAAACGTGGTATTTTGAAGTTTGGAACGAACCGAATCTTTCACCTGGATTTTGGAGCAGTACACAAGAAGAATATTATAAATTATACGATTATGCAGTTCGTGGTGTAAAAGCAGTAAATCCTGCTTATAAAGTTGGAGGACCTGCAACTGCCGGCGCAGCTTGGGTTCCTGAAACAATTGCTTTTTGTGAAAAGAATAATGTTCCGATTGATTTTATTTCAACACATACTTACGGAGTGAAACACGGATATCTGGACGAATTTGGAACTTCGGGAACTATCTTAAGTCAGGATGAATTCGGCGTAAGTGGCGATATTTTAAATTCTCGCAAACAGATTTCAGAATCTGCTAAACCAAATCTTGAATTGCATTACACAGAATGGAGTACATCTTATACACCAGCAGATCCAATTCACGACAGTTATCATTCAGCAGCTTATATTCTGCAAAAAATAAAACAAGTTGGCAATGCTGCAAACTCCATGTCATACTGGGTTTTTACTGATATTTTTGAAGAAGCTGGGCCAAGATTTACGCCATTTCACGGCGGTTTCGGATTATTGAATACACAAGGAATTAAAAAGCCAGCTTATTTCTCTTATTATTTAATGAATAAATTAGGAGAAACAGAACTTCAAAACAGTGATAAAGCTTCTTGGACTTCTAAAAATGCAAAAGGAGATGTTCAGGTTTTATTGTGGGATTTTACCAATACACATCCAGGCGATAAAGAATTGAATCAAACCTATTACATAAAAGACCTTCCATCAAAAGAAAAAGGAAAAGTGAAAGTGGAGATTGACGGAATGCAGAAAGGAAAATATCTTTTAGAAATTTACAAAGTGGGTTACAAAGTAAACGACGCTTTCGCGGATTATTTAGCAATGAATAAGCCAAGTCAATTAACACGTCAGCAAGTCAATTCCATAAAAGAGAAAAATAACGGCGCGCCAATTGCAACAGAAAAAATTACAATTGACGCAAAAGGAACTTTCAGCAAAGAATTTAAAATCAATGAAAATGATGTTGTCATGCTGAATTTAATCAAACAATAA
- a CDS encoding glycoside hydrolase family 97 protein produces MKNYLILPAVLFSIAIGYSQKTKNAYELASPNGKNKIKFELVKNAPKYAVSHGKTEVISPSDMGFVLKGNEDLSSNFEIKGAKTSTFDETWEQVWGEKKNIRNHYNQLVVDLQQKIGNKRKLQIQFRAFDDGVAFRYVYPKQNVKDSIFITDEKTTFNLKEDGKAWWIPANRENRDEYLFKDAPVSTLDTVLTPLTIESKSGLALSFHEANLIDFASMTLVNTKGTELKSDLVPWPDGVKVRVKDTFTSSWRTLQIGENPGELITSYLVLNLNEPNKLKNTASYFKPYKYLGIWWGMHIGKYTFWESDKQGATTKHAEEYIDFTAKEGFHHLLIEGWNKGWTPGWYENRMHMFSFTKSADNFDLEKVVEYGKKKNIELIGYHETGSNLINYLKEVDEGFALYKKLGIHTVKIGHVGSKLNMKQMHFGQFGVNYFRYILEKAAQYDLAVLYHESIKDTGERRTFPNMVSREAARGQEYNAWSEGNPPNHLSIIPFTRLLSGPMDFTPGIFDVEVKQGYPGKRIQGTVGQQLALYVTIYSPIQMLADLPENYEGKPALQFLKDVPTDWEDTKILEGKIGEYITTARKDRNSADWYLGTLTNEKPRNVEVSLSFLDPNATYEAQIYVDAEGTDQTHNPEAVAISKKTVKASDKLQLKLGGAGGGAVRFKKL; encoded by the coding sequence ATGAAAAACTATCTAATTCTCCCAGCCGTATTGTTTTCGATAGCAATAGGCTACAGTCAAAAAACGAAAAACGCTTACGAATTGGCATCGCCAAACGGAAAAAACAAAATCAAATTTGAGCTGGTAAAAAACGCTCCAAAATACGCCGTTTCTCATGGAAAAACAGAAGTGATTTCTCCGTCTGATATGGGATTTGTATTGAAAGGAAACGAAGATTTAAGTTCAAACTTTGAAATAAAAGGAGCAAAAACTTCTACGTTTGATGAAACTTGGGAACAAGTTTGGGGAGAAAAGAAAAACATCAGAAATCACTACAATCAATTGGTCGTTGATTTACAGCAAAAAATTGGAAATAAAAGAAAACTGCAAATTCAGTTTCGTGCTTTCGATGACGGAGTTGCTTTTAGATATGTTTATCCAAAACAAAATGTAAAAGACAGTATTTTCATTACAGATGAAAAAACAACTTTCAACTTAAAAGAAGACGGAAAAGCTTGGTGGATTCCAGCAAACAGAGAAAATCGTGACGAATATCTTTTCAAAGATGCGCCAGTAAGTACTTTGGATACCGTTTTAACTCCACTAACAATCGAAAGTAAAAGCGGATTAGCGTTAAGTTTCCACGAAGCAAACTTGATTGATTTTGCGAGTATGACTTTGGTAAATACTAAGGGAACAGAATTAAAATCGGATTTAGTGCCTTGGCCTGACGGTGTAAAAGTTCGTGTAAAAGATACTTTTACTTCTTCTTGGAGAACTCTTCAAATTGGTGAAAATCCTGGAGAATTGATTACTTCTTATTTGGTTTTAAACTTAAACGAACCAAACAAATTAAAGAATACGGCAAGTTATTTCAAGCCTTACAAATACTTAGGAATTTGGTGGGGAATGCACATCGGGAAATATACTTTCTGGGAAAGCGACAAACAAGGCGCAACAACCAAACACGCTGAAGAATATATTGATTTTACAGCAAAAGAAGGTTTCCACCATTTATTAATCGAAGGATGGAACAAAGGTTGGACACCGGGTTGGTATGAAAACCGTATGCACATGTTCAGTTTCACAAAAAGTGCTGACAATTTCGATTTAGAAAAAGTGGTTGAATATGGAAAGAAAAAGAACATCGAATTAATCGGTTACCACGAAACAGGTTCAAACTTAATTAACTACCTAAAAGAAGTTGACGAAGGCTTTGCTTTATACAAAAAATTGGGAATTCATACCGTAAAAATCGGTCATGTAGGTTCGAAATTGAATATGAAACAAATGCATTTCGGGCAATTTGGAGTAAATTATTTCAGATATATTTTAGAAAAAGCAGCGCAATATGATTTAGCAGTTTTATACCACGAATCAATAAAAGATACGGGAGAAAGAAGAACTTTCCCAAACATGGTTTCGAGAGAAGCAGCGCGTGGACAAGAATATAATGCTTGGAGCGAAGGAAATCCGCCAAACCATTTAAGCATTATTCCGTTTACAAGATTGCTTTCTGGTCCAATGGATTTTACGCCTGGAATTTTTGATGTTGAAGTAAAACAAGGTTATCCAGGAAAAAGAATTCAAGGAACAGTTGGACAGCAATTGGCATTGTATGTAACGATTTATTCTCCAATTCAAATGTTAGCTGATCTTCCAGAAAATTACGAAGGAAAACCAGCGTTGCAATTCTTAAAAGATGTTCCAACAGATTGGGAAGATACTAAAATCTTAGAAGGAAAAATTGGCGAATACATCACAACAGCAAGAAAAGACAGAAATAGCGCTGATTGGTATTTAGGAACTTTAACAAATGAAAAACCAAGAAATGTTGAGGTTTCATTATCATTCTTAGATCCAAATGCAACTTACGAAGCACAGATTTATGTTGATGCCGAAGGAACAGATCAAACACACAATCCAGAAGCCGTAGCAATTTCGAAGAAAACTGTAAAAGCTTCAGATAAATTACAATTGAAATTAGGCGGCGCAGGCGGTGGAGCTGTAAGATTCAAGAAATTATAA